In Bos indicus x Bos taurus breed Angus x Brahman F1 hybrid chromosome 1, Bos_hybrid_MaternalHap_v2.0, whole genome shotgun sequence, a single window of DNA contains:
- the ABCF3 gene encoding ATP-binding cassette sub-family F member 3 isoform X1, translating to MATCAEILRSEFPEIDGQVFDYVTGVLHSGSADFESVDDLVEAVGELLQEVSGDSKDDAGIRAVCQRMYNTLRLAEPQTQGNSQVLLDAPIQLSKITENYDCGTKLPGLLKREQSSTVNAKKLEKAEARLKAKQEKRSEKDTLKTSSPLVLEEASASQAGSRKESRLESSGKNKSYDVRIENFDVSFGDRVLLAGADVNLAWGRRYGLVGRNGLGKTTLLKMLATRSLRVPAHISLLHVEQEVAGDDTPALQSVLESDTVREDLLHRERELNAQIAAGRAEGSQAAQLAEIYAKLEEIEADKAPARASVILAGLGFTPKMQQQPTREFSGGWRMRLALARALFARPDLLLLDEPTNMLDVRAILWLENYLQTWPSTILVVSHDRNFLNAIATDIIHLHSQRLDGYRGDFETFIKSKQERLLNQQREYEAQQQYRQHIQVFIDRFRYNANRASQVQSKLKMLEKLPELKPVDKELEVVMKFPDGFEKFSPPILQLDEVDFYYDPKHVIFSRLSVSADLESRICVVGENGAGKSTMLKLLMGDLTPVRGIRHAHRNLKIGYFSQHHVEQLDLNVSAVELLARKFPGRPEEEYRHQLGRYGISGELAVRPVASLSGGQKSRVAFAQMTMPCPNFYILDEPTNHLDMETIEALGRALNNFRGGVILVSHDERFIRLVCRELWVCEGGGVTRVEGGFDQYRALLQEQFRREGFL from the exons ATGGCGACTTGCGCTGAAATCCTGCGGAGCGAGTTCCCCGAAATTGACGGACAGGTCTTCGACTACGTGACGG GCGTCTTGCACAGCGGCAGTGCGGACTTCGAGTCTGTGGATGACCTGGTGGAAGCTGTGGGGGAACTGTTGCAGGAGGTGTCCGGGGACAGCAAGGATGACGCGGGCATCAGGGCCGTGTGCCAGCGCATGTACAACACTCTGCGCCT GGCGGAACCACAGACGCAGGGAAACAGCCAGGTGCTGCTAGACGCCCCCATCCAGTTGTCAAAGATAACAGAGAACTACG ACTGTGGCACCAAACTTCCAGGTCTGCTAAAGAGGGAACAGTCCTcg ACGGTGAATGCAAAGAAGctagagaaagctgaggctcGACTGAAGGCAAAGCAGGAGAAGCGCTCAGAGAAGGACACACTCAAGACCAGCAGCCCTCT AGTCTTGGAAGAGGCATCAGCCAGCCAGGCAGGCAGCCGAAAGGAAAGTCGGTTGGAATCATCTGGAAAGAACAAATCCTACGATGTGCGAATTGAGAACTTTGATGTGTCTTTTGGAGATAG GGTTCTGCTGGCTGGAGCAGATGTGAACCTAGCATGGGGCCGCCGCTATGGCCTGGTGGGTCGGAATGGGCTAGGGAAGACAACGCTGCTGAAGATGCTGGCCACCAGGAGCCTGCGGGTTCCAGCCCACATTTCCCTGCTGCATGTGGAGCAAGAAGTTGCTGGAGATGACACCCCTGCCCTGCAGAGTGTGCTGGAGAGTGACACGGTGCGAGAAGACCTCCTGCATCGGGAGCGGGAGCTCAACGCCCAGATTGCCGCTGGCAG GGCTGAGGGTTCACAAGCTGCACAGCTGGCAGAAATCTATGCCAAGTTGGAGGAGATCGAGGCTGACAAAGCACCTGCCAG AGCATCAGTCATTCTTGCTGGGCTTGGCTTTACCCCCAAAATGCAGCAGCAGCCCACCCG GGAGTTCTCAGGTGGCTGGAGGATGAGACTGGCCCTGGCCCGGGCTCTATTTGCTAG GCCAGATCTGCTGCTGTTAGATG AACCCACTAACATGCTGGATGTAAGGGCCATCCTGTGGCTGGAGAATTATTTGCAG ACGTGGCCCTCCACAATCCTGGTCGTCTCCCACGACCGCAACTTCCTGAATGCCATAGCCACAGACATCATCCACCTGCACAGCCAGCGGCTGGATGGTTACCGAGGAGACTTTGAGACCTTCATCAAGAGCAAGCAGGAGCGACTGCTCAATCAGCAGCGTGAATATGAGGCCCAGCAACAGTATCGCCAGCATATCCAG GTTTTTATTGACCGTTTTCGCTACAATGCCAACAGAGCCTCCCAAGTGCAGAGCAAACTCAAGATGCTGGAGAAACT ACCAGAGCTGAAACCTGTGGATAAGGAGCTGGAGGTAGTGATGAA GTTCCCCGATGGATTTGAGAAGTTCTCACCACCAATCCTGCAACTGGATGAGGTGGACTTCTACTACGACCCAAAGCATGTCATATTCAGCCGTCTCTCCGTCTCTGCCGATCTTGAATCCCGCATCTGTGTG GTTGGGGAGAATGGGGCTGGGAAGTCTACCATGCTGAAGTTGCTTATGGGGGACCTGACACCTGTTCGGGGCATCAGACATGCTCACAG GAATCTGAAGATTGGCTATTTCAGCCAGCACCACGTGGAGCAGCTGGACCTGAACGTCAGTGCTGTGGAACTGCTAGCACGCAAGTTCCCTG GACGGCCTGAGGAGGAGTACCGTCACCAACTGGGCCGGTATGGCATCTCTGGAGAACTGGCCGTGCGCCCTGTTGCCAGTTTGTCTGGGGGCCAGAAGAGCAGGGTGGCCTTTGCTCAGATGACCATGCCCTG TCCCAACTTCTACATTCTGGATGAACCCACAAAC